Sequence from the Rhodococcus jostii RHA1 genome:
CTCACAACGCCGGGGGTAGCCTCGGCGTTGTGAGCGCTGAACGTCCGACCGCAGACCGGCTGACCGCAGTGGCAAGCGGTGTGGATCTGCCGCGACATGCCCGGCTGCTCAGCCAGGTGCACGACGCCGTGCTGTCCGGGCAGCAGCCGCCCGCCCTTCCACGGGACGTGGTGGCGCGGTCGTGGTCCCGTCTGCAGGCCGGCGGTGTCAGCCCGGACCACTGCGCGGACGTGGAGCCCGCCGACTTCTCCGAGATCGAGGCGCGGCGCACCCGGACGGCGCTGCGAACCGTGCTCCCGGAACTGCGCAGCACGTTGACGCAGGTCGCGGACGATGCGAACTTCATCGTGGTCATCGCCGACGCCGACGGTGTCCTGTTGTGGCGGGAAGGTTCCCGCGGGGTCCGGAAAGCGGCTGATGCCCTGGGGTTCACAGAGGGTGCGCGCTGGGCGGAGCAGGCGGTCGGCACCAACGCGATCGGCACGGCGCTGATCGAAGATGCTGCGGTGCAACTGTTCTCGGCCGAGCACTATGCCCCCTCGCATCACGGCTGGTCGTGCACCGGGTCGCCGGTTCACGATCCGCGCACCGGTGAGATTCTCGGCGTGGTCGACATCAGTGGGTCGGCGATGTCGATCCACCCGACCACGGTCGCGCTCGTCCGCACCGCGGTGCGTCTGGCCGAGGCGACGCTGTGGCGTGAGCACACGGCGCAACTGGACAAGCTGCGCGGCAGGGCGGCACCGTTGCTGGCGTCGGCGGGCGGTCCGGCGCTGGTCGTCGACAAGCACGGGTGGGTCGCGGAGTCGAGTGGCATCGCGGCCCCGGAGCGGGTCTCGCCGCCGAGCCTGGACCGGCCACTGCTCGTCCCGGGGCTCGGGCTGTGCGTACCCGAACCGCTCGGCGACGGCTGGCTGGTGCGCAGGCGCGTCGACGGGACGGCCATCGAACTGGAACTCGACCTCGGCGACGCACCGCACGTGACGGTCCGGGGCGACGTCAACTGGACGCGGGCCCTCTCGCCCCGGCACGCCCAGATCCTGCGGGTGCTGTCGGTCGCGGGACCGGCGGGCGTCGACGCCGCCTCGCTCAGCGAATCGTTGTTCGGCGACCGCGACCACGTGGTGGCGGTCCGCGCCGAGGTCTCGCGTCTGCGCAAGAGTCTCGGCGCGGTCCTGAGCACCCAGCCGTACCGATTCGCGGCCGGCGTGACGGTCCGGCTCGTCGGGTAGGCCCGGTCAGGCCTGCTTCGCGGCACTGATGCCGGCGCGGCGGCCGTAGAAGCTGCCGTCGCCGAGCGAGGTGCCGCTGGCGTAGCCGCCCGCGCACACGCCGGACGTGCACCGTCCCGCCGCGAAGAGGCCGGGGATCGGTTCGCCGGAGACGTGCAGTACCTCGGAGTTCACGGTCGTCCGCAGGCCGCCGAGAGTGAAACCGAGGGTGAACCCGCGCAGGTCGAGTGCCGCGACGGGGGTGCCGATCGGCTTCACCCACTCGGACTTCTTGTGCAGCAGCGGGTCCGATCCTTCGGCGGCGTGCTTGTTGTACACCTCGACGGTCGACTGCAGTGCGCCGGCGGGTAGGCCCATGTCGGATTCGAGTTCCTCGACAGTCTCCGCCGCCCACTTCGGCTGGACGCGCAGGAACGGCGTGGCCGTGGTGGCGGCCGCGCCTTCCTCGTACGACGCCTCGTCAATGATGAGGAATGCCTGGTTGTCCTGGTGGAACAGGGTCATCTGGCCGATCCGCCCGGAGTAGGTGTCCTCCGGAACGTAGCGCTGCCCCCGGCCGTTGACGAGGATGCCGCGGACGATCAACTGGGGGTCGCAGACGAACGCGACCTCGGTGGCGTCCATGTGGGCGAGATCGGCGCCGAGGGCCTGCGCCATGAGGATCGACCGTCCGTCGTGCTCCTCGATGGCGGCACCGGGGCGGCCGATGAGTCGCGGCGCGTGGGCCTCGATCATCTTGTCGTTGTAGGCGAAGCTGCCGGTGGCGAGGACGACGCCGCGGCGCGCCCGGACCGCCACCTCCTTGCCGTACTGCTTGGCGACGATCCCGACGACGCGACCGGTGTCGTCCGTGACGAGAGTCTGGACGCGCATGTCGTATTCGGCTCGGACCCCGAGCTTTTCGGCGGTCTCGACGAGCGGCTTCATCAGCATGTAGCCGCCGCCCTTCTCGCCGGTCCTCTTGCCGTCCATCTGCGGAACGTGGCCGCGCGGTGCGGGGGTCGCGATCTCGTTGAAAGGCGCCGCGTTCTCGCCGCCGGAGTACATGAGTCCGTCGTCGAACGGGGGTTCCCATCCGGGTTCGCCCCAGAAGCTCTCCTTGAACGGGACACCGCAGTCGACGAGCCAGTTGTAGTGCTCGACGCTGCCTTCGCAGTAGTCGGTGATCTTCTCCTCGTCGGCGCCCGGGCCGAGCGCCGCCATCATGAACGTCTTCATGTTTTCGGGGGAGTCGTCGAACCCGCACGCCTTCTGTAGCGGCGTTCCTCCGCCGAGGTAGATGAAGCCGCCGGCGAGAGCGGCGGCACCGCCCCAGCCACTGGTGCGTTCGAGGACCAGGACGTCGGCGCCGGCGCGCGCGGCCTCGATGGAGGCGGCCACACCGGCGATGCCGTAACCGGCGACCACGACGTCGGCCTCGTAGTCCCACTCGGTGACCGTTGTTGCGGACCGGGGGCGGATCGGTGTGGCGTCGACCATGGGTGGAAGTCCTCTCGGGCGGTCACGGGTGTGGTGTGACGTGGGTTACCCTCAAACTGTAACCTGTTACAAAACCCGAATCGGTGGATCTCCCGGTCAGTGGGACGTCGCGTCCGGAGGTCGGCGAGCGCCCGCAGCCCGCGCCTCCTCGCCGGACAGCAGTCGCGCCGTGGCCTGCGCCTGCGGGCCCGTCGGCTTGCCGGACCACGTGCACGGACGGATCCGGACGTCGGGGAAAGTGCGCAGCCGCGTGTGCTCGGCCGCCCGGCCCGGGGGGAGTTCGCGCTTACTGCGCTAGTTCGCGAGCGTCCGCACCTCCGCGAGGAACCGGTCGAGGTCGTCCGGGGAGCAGAAATAGTGCGGCGATGCCCGCACCACGGCGTCCAGTCCGCGGGCGCTCATGTCCAGCAGTGTCGATCCGCGCAGGCTGGCTGTGACGGTGACGTTGCGGGCAGCCAGCTGTTTCCGGACGTCGCCGGGATCGAACCCGTCGACGGTGAACGAGACGATTCCGCAGCGGCGGGCGCCGAGGTCGCGCACGGTGACACCGGGGATCGCCGCGAGCCCCGACCGGAGGTGCTCGGCCCCGGCCGCAACGGCCTCCTCGACCTCGGCCACACCGAGGTCGAGGAGATAGTCGGCCGCCACCCCGAGTCCGAGGCGTGCGGCGACGTCGCATTCCCAGAATTCGAACCGGCTGGCATCGGTGGCGAGCCGGTACGCATCGGCCGCGGTCCACTCCGCGCTGTGCAGGTCGAGGGCGGCCGGCTCGAGGGTCGCGGCCAGTTCCGGCCGGACGTACAGGAAGCCGGTGCCCCGAGGTGCACGAAGCCATTTGCGGCCCGTGGCCGAGAGTGCGTCGACGCCCAGCTCGCTCACGTCGAGGGCGATCTGGCCGACGGACTGACACGCGTCGAGCAGCACCAGCGCGCCGTGCGAGTGTGCCAGCTCCGTCACCTCACGGACGGGATTGACCAGGCCGCCGTTGGTGGGCACGTGCACGAGGGACACGAGACGGACCCGGTCGTCGAGAAGCGTTTCGAGGGCGGCGACGTCGATCTGGCCTGCGGGGTCGCTGGGGATCACGTCGACCGTCGCGCCCACGGATCGGGCCCGCTGCAGGACGGCGATGGCGTTGCTGGCGTACTCGACCTCCGAGATCAGCACACGGTCCCCGGCCTCGAGCGGAACGGCATGGAAGAAGTCGTTCCAGGCGGTGGTGGCGCTGTCCACCAGGGCGATGCTGTCGGCGCTCGCCCCGATCAGCCGGCCAAGGGACGACTTCACGGCGGCGAGGTCGTCGG
This genomic interval carries:
- a CDS encoding FAD-dependent oxidoreductase; this encodes MVDATPIRPRSATTVTEWDYEADVVVAGYGIAGVAASIEAARAGADVLVLERTSGWGGAAALAGGFIYLGGGTPLQKACGFDDSPENMKTFMMAALGPGADEEKITDYCEGSVEHYNWLVDCGVPFKESFWGEPGWEPPFDDGLMYSGGENAAPFNEIATPAPRGHVPQMDGKRTGEKGGGYMLMKPLVETAEKLGVRAEYDMRVQTLVTDDTGRVVGIVAKQYGKEVAVRARRGVVLATGSFAYNDKMIEAHAPRLIGRPGAAIEEHDGRSILMAQALGADLAHMDATEVAFVCDPQLIVRGILVNGRGQRYVPEDTYSGRIGQMTLFHQDNQAFLIIDEASYEEGAAATTATPFLRVQPKWAAETVEELESDMGLPAGALQSTVEVYNKHAAEGSDPLLHKKSEWVKPIGTPVAALDLRGFTLGFTLGGLRTTVNSEVLHVSGEPIPGLFAAGRCTSGVCAGGYASGTSLGDGSFYGRRAGISAAKQA
- a CDS encoding GAF domain-containing protein; this translates as MTDSGVAHNAGGSLGVVSAERPTADRLTAVASGVDLPRHARLLSQVHDAVLSGQQPPALPRDVVARSWSRLQAGGVSPDHCADVEPADFSEIEARRTRTALRTVLPELRSTLTQVADDANFIVVIADADGVLLWREGSRGVRKAADALGFTEGARWAEQAVGTNAIGTALIEDAAVQLFSAEHYAPSHHGWSCTGSPVHDPRTGEILGVVDISGSAMSIHPTTVALVRTAVRLAEATLWREHTAQLDKLRGRAAPLLASAGGPALVVDKHGWVAESSGIAAPERVSPPSLDRPLLVPGLGLCVPEPLGDGWLVRRRVDGTAIELELDLGDAPHVTVRGDVNWTRALSPRHAQILRVLSVAGPAGVDAASLSESLFGDRDHVVAVRAEVSRLRKSLGAVLSTQPYRFAAGVTVRLVG
- a CDS encoding aminotransferase class V-fold PLP-dependent enzyme, encoding MLDLEQARRDTPGCLDKVFLDSAGSSLPPTPVLDAVFAHLRREADVGGYVAAAERADDLAAVKSSLGRLIGASADSIALVDSATTAWNDFFHAVPLEAGDRVLISEVEYASNAIAVLQRARSVGATVDVIPSDPAGQIDVAALETLLDDRVRLVSLVHVPTNGGLVNPVREVTELAHSHGALVLLDACQSVGQIALDVSELGVDALSATGRKWLRAPRGTGFLYVRPELAATLEPAALDLHSAEWTAADAYRLATDASRFEFWECDVAARLGLGVAADYLLDLGVAEVEEAVAAGAEHLRSGLAAIPGVTVRDLGARRCGIVSFTVDGFDPGDVRKQLAARNVTVTASLRGSTLLDMSARGLDAVVRASPHYFCSPDDLDRFLAEVRTLAN